The following nucleotide sequence is from Mesobacillus jeotgali.
GTCTGGAGTAAAGCCTTATCTATATAATTGGAGATGTTTAAAAAGGAATGACAGAACCAGCCAACTTTTAATGGAATGGGGGATAGGCATGGACAAGCTGGGGAAGTACATCGATAAAATTGCAGATCTTCCTTTAAAAGAGAGTTATTCTCGAGGTGAAATTTTAACATCGGATTTCCTGATGGCCGGTAAAAATAACATCGAGATTTACTATTGTACACATAATGAATATATCAATAAAAAGGCAATGGTGTTTATAGTAGGAATTACACCAGGTTTTCAACAAATGAATAAATCGATTGCAGTTGCCCGTCAATGTCTGCAGGATAACATTTCATTTGATGACATTCCTTATATATGTAAGCGTGAAGCACGGTTTTTTGGGATACTTCGGAAAAATATCACCCAAATGCTAGACGAGTTAGGTTTGAACATATGTCTGGAGTTGGAAAGCTGTGAGCAGCTTTTTGGCGATAAGGATTCTTTGCTCCATACCACTTCTCTAATTCCTTATGCCGTCTTTGTCGATGGCAAGAACTATACTGGACATAGCCCGAAAATCCTGAAAAGTGATTTATTGACGAGTTATCTGGCAAAATACTTTGAACCACAGGCTGCTGAACTCAGGGATTCATTAATTATCCCACTAGGAAAAGGAGTTGAAGAAGTTTTATCTCAATATATACGGGAAGGCAAATTTAGAAAAGAGAACATTTTATTAGGCTTCCCACATCCTTCAGGAGCGAATGGCCATCGCCTGCAGCAATTCGAAAAGAATAAAGAAACAATGAAAAATACTATCAATGATTTTTTCAAGAAAAGATAAATGCTGTTCTCGTAAAGACTGTTGTACGTGATAAAAAGCTATTTTGTTTTTCGGTATGAAGTGTCCAAGCTTTTTTCATATTAAGCTTTAATTTTGTGAAGAAACATAGGTCATTTAATCCTAGTTAGTAGTCAATAGCAACAAAGTTTGAGAAAAGAGCAAAGTTAAAAGACCAAAATCTTGGTCTTTTAAACTTACTCAAACGGAATTTCTTCCTGATACGCCTTTTCGTATTTGGTTAACAGTTCCTCTTTATGTGCTTCACTGTTAATTAAAATGTCTCCATAAACAGGAACTACTGTATGCCAGTCATGTTCTTCGTTATTCCTGGATATGAACAGATAGCTTTCTCCTTCTTTGAGCAGCTGGTCATTTTCCACCAGAATCAGCTTCTTCCCTTCATAGCCACCTTGCTGGTTGACTGTTACCTCACCTTGCAATTCACCCTTGATGGTCTCTGCTACTTCCACTTTGAACTGTGTTTCAAGCATCCCACTTTCTTCAGACGTTCCAGACATCTTTATGACTTTTCCAACGAATACATTGTCAGCCCATCCGACAAGCCTTTGAGGGTCAGTCACATCAAAAGCATGACTGGTTTGTACCGTTTGAATCACGGGATTTTCAGGTGGTTGATTAGAAAGCAATCCAGGACCAGCGATTCCCAGGGCAATGATCGCAGCCAGGCCTGGTGCTGCAAAGGCGAACCATTTCTTATTATTGCTTTTTCCTATCTCAGTTTTTGCCTTGCCAATCCCTATTCTGCTGCGTTCACTCAATTCTTTCGGTATTTCAATTTTATTCATTTCTGTTTGGATTTTATTGCTCATTTGCCTCATCTCCTTCCAAGTCTTTACGAAGCTTGCCCAATCCCCGGTACAAAATTGTCTTTGCTGTACCCAGAGGGATATTCAATGTTTCTGAAACTTCTTTTAGTGTCATTCCCTGATAAAATCTAAGCAGGATAACACTTTTTTCTTCCTCCCGCAGGTCTTCTATCAATCCCTTTAGAGTAATTTCGGATGTTAAATCTTCATCTACTGCTCCGGAAATAAACTCATCAAAATCGGGCTTCAGCGGCACAACTTTTTTCCTTTTTCTAAGTATGTCGAGGGAACAGCTGATGGCTATTCTGATCAGCCATGACTTAAAGTATTTGGGCTCTTTCAGTTCTTTAATGGATTTAAAAGACTTGTACGCAGTTTCCTGTACAACATCCAATGCGTCATTCTGGTTTTTGACATATATAAACGCCATCTTGTATAGATCTTGCTCATATTGCTGGAAAAGCTCGAGAAATGCTTTGTCATTTCCCTTCTGGGCTTTTTTGATCAACTTCAGCAATAGGTGCACCCCCTTGTTACCGTTCTTATTCATTAGACGGAAGATTCGCTGATTTGGCTTTAAATCCTCCTTAAAAATAAAAAATAAAAACATCCTGTACTACTAGCAGGATGTTTCCCTATAAAATCGTATAGCTCTTCCATACATCTGGCAACAGATTCTGATATTTATTCTGTAAATACCGATCATCGATCAATATAATCGTTCCTGTATCTTTTTCTGACCGTATCAGCCTGCCGCCAGCCTGGAGCACTTTGTTCATGCCCGGATATACATAGGCGTAATCAAATCCATTTTTCCCTTCGAACGAAAAATGCTGTTTGATCAAATCCCGCTCAAAGCCGATCTGAGGCAGACCAACACCCACTACCAATACGCCATTCAGTCGATCACCCTTTAAATCCACTCCTTCTGAGAAAATCCCTCCCAGGACAGCGAAACCTGCCAGAGAACCTGATCCGCCTGGTTTGAAGGATTCCAGAAACGCTTCACGTTCGGCATCTCCCATCCCTGTACCCTGAACAATTGTACGTATTCCGTAATTGCCCTGATTCCAGTACTCCAATACCGAATTAAGATAAAGATAGGAAGGAAAGAAGATTAAGTAGTTGCCTGGCTTGCTTTGAATGGTTTCAATGAGTGTTTTGACAATTGGCTCTAACGAGTTTTCTCTATCCTTATATCTTGTTGATAAAGGTTGAATCATTACCTGGTTTTGTTCTTTTGAAAATGGAGAAGGAATTCTGACAACATAATCATCATCGTCTCCACCTAACATATCACGGTAATATCCAATAGGACTCAAAGTGGCCGAAAAGAAAACACGGGACCTAAAGCTTTTACCTGCTTGCTTAATCAGATAAGAAGGATCAAGGCAAAATTGCTTTACTATAACCTCATTCCTTTGAACCTCTGCATATAAAATGAAGCGGTCGTCGAACAGCTTGCTGATTCTTTGCCAATTCTGCGCTGCAAAATAGGTATCAAGCAACTGCTCAGAATTCTCAGATCGATCGCTTAGAAGCTCCTTTTCGGCAAAGTCGATAAATTCCAATACCAACTGATTGAGTTCCTCTAGTGGTTCCTTATACACCATTGTTTTAGAAGGTTCTGCCTGCTTTTTTATTTTGATAAAGCAGTCGTTTATTTGCTTGCAAATCCTATGTAAATTTTCGTTTTTACCTTTAAAGTCCCTTTTTAGCTGTAAGAATGCTGTCTTTTCTAAAGTCGATGAAAACATATCCCTTCCTCTGTCAACCAGGTTGTGAGCTTCATCAACAAGAAGGACAGTTTCTTTCTTTTGGTCATCGAATAAACGTTTCAATGAAACTTTTGGATCAAATATATAATTATAATCACAAATGACTGTGTCAGCCTCATATGCAACGTCCAGAGAAAATTCGAAGGGACAAACCTTATGTTTGAGGGCATATTGTTCAATACATTGTCTATCTAGAGAATTTTCATTTTGTAGGATATCGAGGATCGCGTCATTGATTTTGTCATAATAACCGTCCGCAAACTCACAATGGTCTTTATTGCATATCCCCTGCTCTGTAAAACAGACTTTGTCCTTTGCCGTAATGGTCACTGCTTTCATTTGAAGGCCATGATCAAAAAGTTGGCCAAAAGCTTCCTCTGCTGTTTGCCTGGTAGTGGTCTTGGCAGTCAGATAAAAAATCTTACCCAGATGTTCCTCACCGATTGCTTTAACAGACGGGAAAAGTGTAGAAATAGTCTTTCCGATGCCAGTAGGAGCACTTGCGAAAATAGTCTTCTTTTCCTGTATGGTTTTGTAAACCGATCCAGCAAGCTGCCGTTGCCCTTTACGGTATTGAGCAAAAGGGAATGCTAACGCTTTTATGCTCTGATTCCTATTCAGTTCATGCTTTAACCGCCATTTTGCGTAAGGAGCAAATACAGATACCATGTTCAACATCGCTTCTCTTATTTGATCATATGTCCGAGTCCTAATGAATCTTTTCACTTCACCGGATGATTTCTGTACGTATGTAAGCTGGATATCGATACAATCTAATTCATTGTCCTCCATGTACATGTAAGCATAGCATTCTGCCTGGGCCCAGTGTGCAAGATTACTGTCTTCATTGATCAGTTCAAGACTTAAAGAAGTTGACTTAATTTCATCTATGGTGATACGTCCAGCATTTACAAGAAGCCCGTCACAACGTCCTTCAATAATAAAGTGAAGGTCTTCATATTCTATTTCAGTCTTTAAGTAAACTTCACTTAGATCTTGTTCGTTATATGTCTTCTGAACTTCACGATGGATTCGAGAACCTTCGGTAAAAGATGAAGCAGTCCTGAACCCGGATACGATACTTCCACTTTTGTATACATACTCAGCCAAAGTTCTCACCGATATCTTCATTTCATTTTTCATCCACTCACCTGGCCCAATCTAAAAATCACTACAATTAATTATAGTACATACGTTCTGATATATCCAATCAAAATAAAAAGTCCGTCCCAGTGAATCCTGGAACGGACAAATATTTTACCAATGGCGAGTTATTTCAAGCAAAGTGTCAATCTCAATTGGGTTCAGTGTAAAGCTCAGATCATTTTCAGCAATTTCCGTTGTCTCATCCAACAGCTCGTCAATATCCATGCTAATTGTTCCCATACCGAACCTCCTCATTTTATGCTGGACAGAACCTTTGTCCGGCTTCGTGAAATAGTTCGTTTATTATATGAGGGTTCTGGGGGTAATTTAACATCGAGAAAATTTTCCCAAGTTCGGCAGATCAATGAGAAGCTCATCGGGGTAAACTATAAGTGATCTGTTTTAAAGTAGCCAAGACCGCCTCGTATACATACAGAGAAGGATATTGGTTCAAATAAAAAAAGGCCAAAATTGGCCTTTTTTTCTGCAGCTTAATATGGCGGCAGGATTGGCGGCATGCCGGACACTAGTACTCCCAGTGCCATTGCGCTTGTCATTAGAGCATACATCATTTTTTTCATTTTACATTCCTCCATTACTGATTTTTTCAATATATTTTACTGCTTGATCAAACCTACCTATATTTCGGTAATGGTTTGATAGCATTTTGTAAAAACAAATTAATTCTTCACTTTTCCCATCACTTTCTTCTAAATAAGGTATAACCTTAGATTCGGTGTAGGCAAGAGACTTTTCCGGGGAATCGAGTGCCATAATATAGTAGTTTGAAAGAATCCTATATTTCTTATTATCTAACTGTTTTGATAAAAAGAAAGATTCATCAAAGGCCTCTTTGGCTCTTTCATATTCTTTTAACTCGAAGTTCATCTCACCAATTGTATAATGGTAATTAAATAATTTAAAGTGTTCTTTGGTTGAAGAGATTTGCTTTTTTCTAGATAGTATAAAGCCTCTTTATAGTTATGAACCTTTTTCTGTAAATATCCCATATTGTGATATATTTCTGGTAACATGCTCTCTTCATTTAACATTTCTGCATTCCTTATTAAATGCTTGAAATTTTCTTGGGCTTCATCGTAAATTTTTGTATTAGTATAATTGATCCCAAGCAGCATCATTACGTGCAGAATTTTCTTAAAATTATACTCAAGCATAAATTCCTGAAGAGCAAGCTTTCCAAAATGGATTGCATATCCTGGTTCTTCTAATAAAGTTTTTGCTATTGCTCTGTGATAAAGAATCTCTCCGCTAGCAATCTCGATTTTAGAATCCTTACCAATGGAGTCTAAAAGTTCATCTGCTCTTTTGTATGATCCCTTCTTTAATAACCATACAGCATACAGATAGGAAAATAAAGCCATTTGAGGTTGGGAAAATATTTTCTTCTGCTTATTCAATAGTTCATATTGTATCTGTGCTTCAGGAATCAACCCTTTAAAAATCAAGTATCTAAATTTAGTTAATTCATATGTATGTAGATTCGTAGTAAATGGAATTATCCCTTCAAACTCCTTCAATCTTTCCATCACTTCATCGGCTTCATCGTTTAAAAAATAGTCAATTTTTTCATTCAGCTCCGCCACCAGCTGTTTAATTTGATCCTCATTTTCTGTGATAGAAGCAAGGTTGACGCCAAGCCTTTCGAGCAACAGGCCCATAGTTTCTTCATTGGCTTCCTTTGAATTGCTTTCAATCTTGCTTAAATGGGGAACTGAACATATGCCATTTGCCAGTTCCTTCTGTGTTAGACCTTGCTGAATTCTATAAAATTTTATGAGTGGTCCAAACTGCATACATTCACCTTCCGTTTTCTTTTAATCTACCATCTTTTTAAACTTTTTAAACAGTGCAAAAGTACTATTTTTGAAAAATTCTATATTTTATAAATTGTTTCTTCATATAGTACAACAAATAATGAAATAAAGCCACCCGGGTCAATCAACCCGGATGGCTGGCATGGATGTGAGTTTGAATTATCTTACACGAGGGAAACCAAAACCTGACGCGTAGTCATCGCCAGTAGCTGCTCCTGTTCCACCTTTGATGTCATATAGCTTCGCGCGTCTTTGGATTTCAGAACGAAGCTGAGAGTTGCTCCAAGATTTATTTGCTGACCATAGTTTAGCTGCAAGGCCAGAGATGTGTGGCGTCGCCATTGATGTGCCGCTCATCGTAGCATAGTTTCCATCTACGGCTGTTGAATAAATTCCGCCGCCAGGTGCTGCTACTTCAACGTCCTTTTCCTGGATATAGTAGTCGCCGTCCGTATATGGGTTACCACGAGATGAAAAGTCAGATACTTTATGTGTTCCATTTACGAAAGCATTATCCAGTGAAGCTACTGCAATCGCATTTGTTAAGGCACCAGGATAACCTATCGTGTTCGCGCTTGGTCCACTGTTACCTGCAGCAGCTACTACTAATGCACCCCTGCTGTATGCATAATCAACAGCACTTGCAATCATAGAATCCTTGCCGCTTGAACCTAATGACATCGAGATGACGACTTTTGTTCCTGTACGAACACCTTCATCTGCAGCATGACGGATTGCCCCTGCGATATCATCTGAATACCCAGAACCATTATCGCCTAATACCTTATAGCCCCAAAGTTCAGCTTCCGGCGCTACTCCATACACTCCTGCTCCATCGTATCCGCCATTCGCGACAGCAGTTCCGGCAACATGTGTACCATGGCCCTGACGGTCAGTACATGATCCATTGACCATTGAAGAGTAAGATTGGGTGAAATCTTTACACTGTTCAACATTATCAGTCAGATCAATGTGATTGCGGTTGATCCCTGTGTCAAGAACGGCTACCTTGATTCCATTCCCGCCGCTTGTAGACTGGATATAGTTATCATTATAGATGGCTTGAATTCCCCAAGGAGTCTGGTCAGATGGATAAGACGCCTGCGCAGTGTAGTCGCCCTTGCCTTTACCGTTTCCATTCCCTTCTACCCGGGCATCGATTGTATGGGTGCCAACCTGGGAAACTTCAATATTCTTATTTTTCAATAGAGCCTGATATTGCTTGCTGTTTACTTCTGTTGTGAACCCTTGATTACCAAAATCCCATCGTTTTCCATATTGTTCTTTCGCCTTTGCTTGTTCTGCACTCGGACCTTTAATTAAAACTCGGTAAGTATCCTGGCTTTCTTGCACTCCCGCGCCAAAAGCCCCTGTTGCAAACATCGAAAATCCCATTGCTAAACTAAGTACTGCGGATCCGAGTATTCTCTTCTTTTTCATTCTCTTGCTCCTCTCACCCTTGAAAATTTTACAGCTCGCCGGCTGCAGAAATAAGTATATTTTAAATTTTCAGCTAATATCAACAGATAACCGAGCCGTTTTGATTGGGAAAAATGGTGTATAAAAACGCTGTATTGGCGCTTAATTGGGATAGGTTTACCATTTACATTTCCAATTCAATAACCTTTCCCTGTTGGGAACTTTAACTTTGTAATATTGTTTTCTTCCATATAGGTATCTCTAATTAATACTGAAGAAAGCTGCTGCTGGCAAAATAAAAAATGGGAAATCACCATTCGAAAATATTGGGAAACCAAATGCTTTCACAGATGTATTTTAGGAAAAAGGACAAAACACAGCCTCCTGAAGCAGAAAAAAACACTCCGATAATCATTATCGAAGTGTTCATTCTAAAGAGATTTTTTAAATGCTTTGCTGAGAGAATTTAAAAAAGGCACATCGGGGACAGTTTTTGAATTATTAAGGTAAAAAGCATGATTCGGCTTAATCCCGATAATACATGGCTGAAGCCCCATGACCTGCAGTTCCTTAACAAGTGCAACGAAAGCTTCAACACCTTCGCTTGTTAAATTTCCGACACCATTAAAATCGAACAGTACCTCTTGATAGCCACCAGCCTGGGAATTTTCCAATACCCTCTTTTCATTCTGGCTGATCAATTCACTATCCAGGTTTCCAAAAAGAGGCACCAATGCAGTACTCTTGGTTAACTTAATGAATGGGCAGGAAAGACTTTTAATCTCGAAAAGTGTTTTTTCGACCAGCTCTTTTTTTTCAAGCAGTTCAAGATTTGTGTCTGCCAGCCGTTTACGGTGTTTTTCAACAATACTTTCTAGTTCTTTAAGGCGATTGTCTTTTTCAACACAGATGATATGACCCCGACTGTCATTCCAATTTACACTTAAATCGAACAGGGCATAAAGAGATTCTTTGGTTTTCATGATTAATTCGCCTTCCATCCTGCTTTCCAAATTTCCAAATATGTTTTTTATTTTTCCATGGCTTTCCCAGTCCACAAGGTCAAGAAAATTATCACCTATTGAAAATATTTCTGAGCTTACTTGAGAAAAATCAAGGATATTATAGTCACGGTCTATTAAAAAATACGGTTGCGGCAAATATTTAAGATCCGACATTTGATTTCACTCCATGCTGATGACGGCCAAGCCAATCGTTTACTTCTTCCAGGTTTTTAAGAAAAAGCGTCCGTTCCGAACCATACCGGTCAAATTCATAATGACTTAACAGTCTGCCACCTACAATTACGACAGGGTGGTACGGAAGCTCTTCTAATTCTTTAATATAGGGACGAAGGTGCTCTGCATGGTACAGGATTGAAAAAGACAGGCAAATAGCATCCGGTTTCCACTCCTCAGCTGCTTTCTTAACATACTCCAGTGGAAGGTTTGGACCATGGAATTTTATTTCCCAACCATTTTCACTGAACAGCTGGCTGGTCATCTTCAGCCCAAGGTAATGCTGTTCACTTTCAACACAAAGAAACATCGCTTTTTTTCCAATAGAAGAGAATGGCTGGTCCTTTCCTTTTTGCCAAATGTATCGTGCCAATAAGTAATCACAGGTTGAAGTTGCTAAATGCTCATCCGCAACAGTGATTTTATTGGTCTCCCACAAGTGACCGATATGTCTCATTGCAGCCGTAATGATGTTTTCATAAATATACAGACTATCTTTCGAGCCCTTTCTTTCGTCATCCAGCAGTTCCCATGAGGCATCCTGATCGCCTTCAAGCAATAGCTGCGAAAGCTCTATAGCCTTTTCCATCTCACCTCACCTCATTCATCTATTATTCCTCACCTGATAATGAATCAATTGCGCTTTCAAGCATATTGATAAATACTCTGGAATGTTTATCATCACTCGACTTTTCAAAAGCAATAATCAGTCTTTTAAAATTATCAATAAGATGCTCTGTCTTCATCCCTCTGGAAGTCAGGATTCCATTTAGCCATTGAGCATAATCAATAAAATATTTTTCCTCATCCATGTTAGCAGCTGTTTGAAGATATTTTATATGATGACCATTGTCCTCTTTGCATTTTTGCCTCCCGCTTTCTCCAAATTTTCCAAGCAAGATAGGATTATCCCTGTATATCCCGTCGGTAACTTCTTCTATAATTGAATTGATTAAAGAGGTGTTCATTCAGCTACCACCTTGTATCGCCCGACTTTTGGGCGGATTGACGCTAGTTCCTGATCTGGATAATTCTTCTCAAGTTCATGAACTTTCTTATATGCGTCACTCGTAATGTAATTTACGTAATTTTCCTTTGAATCCCAGCAGATTTGAACGGTCAACTCTGATGGTGTTTGTTCATTTTGCAGCAAATGGAAGGAAATGAATCCTTTATACTCATCTACCAGTCTCGACCTTTTTTGATAGATGCCAATCACTTCATCAACCTTGCCTTCTGGTATGTTCACAGTGGAATGAACGATATACATACTCCATTTCCCCCTATTTCCTTTTAAGACATAGTGCAATTATACATTTCTGGGTGTATGCATTCAAATTAACGACTTCCACAGGAGAAATAGAATTTCCCTATAAAAAAAGACTTGTATTTTTCTTGCATTTAAAATAATATACTTAAAAGCTTTGAAAGGGAGAAAATGGTATGATTAGAAAGCTAAAAGCAAGTGATAACGAAAGGGTTATGGACTTTTTGAAAGATGAAGCTGCCTTGAATCTCTTTATAATTGGTGATATAGAGGCGTTCGGATATGATTCTGATTTCCAGGAGCTATGGGGTTTTTTTGGAGAGGAACATGATTTATCAGCGGTTTTGCTTCGGTTTCACAACTCTTTCATACCTTATTCTAAAACTGGCACAATACCCGTAAAAGAATTTTCGAAGATTATAAAATCATATCCAGATAAGATTTTCTTATCTGGAAAAAGTGACTTGGTTGAAAAATTCGAGAATATACCTGGGATCGAACTTGGCAAAAAGCAAGTGACATATTTCGCTGAATGTAATACTGATGAGTTTTTGGGGCAAACAGAATTTGAGATTAAACAAGCAAATATTGAAGATGTGGATCGAATAATTGAATTAAGAGCTGGGATAGAAGAATTTTATCCTAATCCAGATGCATCCAAAATATTACGGCAATCCATGGAAACAGGTACCGGGAGAACCTATTACCTTGAGCAGGATGGACAGATGGCTGCTTCAGCTTCCACAGCTGCGGAAAATTCAATGTCTGCTATGATCGTTGGGGTATGCACTCACAAAGATTATCGACGAAAAGGACTTGCAACCGCTGTAATGCAAAAACTATTCAAAGACATCATGAATGAAGGAAAGTCATTATGCCTCTTTTATGACAACCCTGAGGCAGGCCGGATATATAAGCGGTTGGGCTTCGTGGATATCGGGATGTGGACCATGTATCGGTGATAACAAATAAAGCTGGATGTTAGCCATCCAGCTTTCGTCTTATTGTCTGGCTGCCTTTATGATCGCTTCAATTGCCGTCTGAATTTGATCTTCATTTACATCGTAATGGGTTACAAATCGTACAAAAGTAGGGCCAAATGTACCGGAAATGACTCCTTCCGAGCGAAGCCTCTCTACAAATATATCAGAAGTGATGTTCAAGCCTGCTACATCTGCGACGACAATATTTGTTTCCGGCTGTCT
It contains:
- a CDS encoding uracil-DNA glycosylase family protein; translated protein: MDKLGKYIDKIADLPLKESYSRGEILTSDFLMAGKNNIEIYYCTHNEYINKKAMVFIVGITPGFQQMNKSIAVARQCLQDNISFDDIPYICKREARFFGILRKNITQMLDELGLNICLELESCEQLFGDKDSLLHTTSLIPYAVFVDGKNYTGHSPKILKSDLLTSYLAKYFEPQAAELRDSLIIPLGKGVEEVLSQYIREGKFRKENILLGFPHPSGANGHRLQQFEKNKETMKNTINDFFKKR
- a CDS encoding sigma-70 family RNA polymerase sigma factor; this encodes MLKLIKKAQKGNDKAFLELFQQYEQDLYKMAFIYVKNQNDALDVVQETAYKSFKSIKELKEPKYFKSWLIRIAISCSLDILRKRKKVVPLKPDFDEFISGAVDEDLTSEITLKGLIEDLREEEKSVILLRFYQGMTLKEVSETLNIPLGTAKTILYRGLGKLRKDLEGDEANEQ
- a CDS encoding ATP-dependent DNA helicase encodes the protein MKNEMKISVRTLAEYVYKSGSIVSGFRTASSFTEGSRIHREVQKTYNEQDLSEVYLKTEIEYEDLHFIIEGRCDGLLVNAGRITIDEIKSTSLSLELINEDSNLAHWAQAECYAYMYMEDNELDCIDIQLTYVQKSSGEVKRFIRTRTYDQIREAMLNMVSVFAPYAKWRLKHELNRNQSIKALAFPFAQYRKGQRQLAGSVYKTIQEKKTIFASAPTGIGKTISTLFPSVKAIGEEHLGKIFYLTAKTTTRQTAEEAFGQLFDHGLQMKAVTITAKDKVCFTEQGICNKDHCEFADGYYDKINDAILDILQNENSLDRQCIEQYALKHKVCPFEFSLDVAYEADTVICDYNYIFDPKVSLKRLFDDQKKETVLLVDEAHNLVDRGRDMFSSTLEKTAFLQLKRDFKGKNENLHRICKQINDCFIKIKKQAEPSKTMVYKEPLEELNQLVLEFIDFAEKELLSDRSENSEQLLDTYFAAQNWQRISKLFDDRFILYAEVQRNEVIVKQFCLDPSYLIKQAGKSFRSRVFFSATLSPIGYYRDMLGGDDDDYVVRIPSPFSKEQNQVMIQPLSTRYKDRENSLEPIVKTLIETIQSKPGNYLIFFPSYLYLNSVLEYWNQGNYGIRTIVQGTGMGDAEREAFLESFKPGGSGSLAGFAVLGGIFSEGVDLKGDRLNGVLVVGVGLPQIGFERDLIKQHFSFEGKNGFDYAYVYPGMNKVLQAGGRLIRSEKDTGTIILIDDRYLQNKYQNLLPDVWKSYTIL
- a CDS encoding helix-turn-helix domain-containing protein encodes the protein MQFGPLIKFYRIQQGLTQKELANGICSVPHLSKIESNSKEANEETMGLLLERLGVNLASITENEDQIKQLVAELNEKIDYFLNDEADEVMERLKEFEGIIPFTTNLHTYELTKFRYLIFKGLIPEAQIQYELLNKQKKIFSQPQMALFSYLYAVWLLKKGSYKRADELLDSIGKDSKIEIASGEILYHRAIAKTLLEEPGYAIHFGKLALQEFMLEYNFKKILHVMMLLGINYTNTKIYDEAQENFKHLIRNAEMLNEESMLPEIYHNMGYLQKKVHNYKEALYYLEKSKSLQPKNTLNYLITIIQLVR
- a CDS encoding S8 family peptidase, whose amino-acid sequence is MKKKRILGSAVLSLAMGFSMFATGAFGAGVQESQDTYRVLIKGPSAEQAKAKEQYGKRWDFGNQGFTTEVNSKQYQALLKNKNIEVSQVGTHTIDARVEGNGNGKGKGDYTAQASYPSDQTPWGIQAIYNDNYIQSTSGGNGIKVAVLDTGINRNHIDLTDNVEQCKDFTQSYSSMVNGSCTDRQGHGTHVAGTAVANGGYDGAGVYGVAPEAELWGYKVLGDNGSGYSDDIAGAIRHAADEGVRTGTKVVISMSLGSSGKDSMIASAVDYAYSRGALVVAAAGNSGPSANTIGYPGALTNAIAVASLDNAFVNGTHKVSDFSSRGNPYTDGDYYIQEKDVEVAAPGGGIYSTAVDGNYATMSGTSMATPHISGLAAKLWSANKSWSNSQLRSEIQRRAKLYDIKGGTGAATGDDYASGFGFPRVR
- a CDS encoding STAS domain-containing protein produces the protein MKTKESLYALFDLSVNWNDSRGHIICVEKDNRLKELESIVEKHRKRLADTNLELLEKKELVEKTLFEIKSLSCPFIKLTKSTALVPLFGNLDSELISQNEKRVLENSQAGGYQEVLFDFNGVGNLTSEGVEAFVALVKELQVMGLQPCIIGIKPNHAFYLNNSKTVPDVPFLNSLSKAFKKSL
- a CDS encoding B12-binding domain-containing protein; this encodes MEKAIELSQLLLEGDQDASWELLDDERKGSKDSLYIYENIITAAMRHIGHLWETNKITVADEHLATSTCDYLLARYIWQKGKDQPFSSIGKKAMFLCVESEQHYLGLKMTSQLFSENGWEIKFHGPNLPLEYVKKAAEEWKPDAICLSFSILYHAEHLRPYIKELEELPYHPVVIVGGRLLSHYEFDRYGSERTLFLKNLEEVNDWLGRHQHGVKSNVGS
- a CDS encoding antibiotic biosynthesis monooxygenase family protein, which produces MYIVHSTVNIPEGKVDEVIGIYQKRSRLVDEYKGFISFHLLQNEQTPSELTVQICWDSKENYVNYITSDAYKKVHELEKNYPDQELASIRPKVGRYKVVAE
- a CDS encoding GNAT family N-acetyltransferase; protein product: MIRKLKASDNERVMDFLKDEAALNLFIIGDIEAFGYDSDFQELWGFFGEEHDLSAVLLRFHNSFIPYSKTGTIPVKEFSKIIKSYPDKIFLSGKSDLVEKFENIPGIELGKKQVTYFAECNTDEFLGQTEFEIKQANIEDVDRIIELRAGIEEFYPNPDASKILRQSMETGTGRTYYLEQDGQMAASASTAAENSMSAMIVGVCTHKDYRRKGLATAVMQKLFKDIMNEGKSLCLFYDNPEAGRIYKRLGFVDIGMWTMYR